A genome region from Manis pentadactyla isolate mManPen7 chromosome 5, mManPen7.hap1, whole genome shotgun sequence includes the following:
- the LOC118920147 gene encoding WAP four-disulfide core domain protein 10A-like — protein MPARALLPVLLLCVLLRQAEGGFRGQRRTQRTQLPTDIKVCEKPTNIYMCRRRCEYHQECQANNICCSTFCGNVCMSLL, from the exons ATGCCAGCGCGGGCCCTGCTGCCCGTCCTGCTCCTCTGTGTGCTGCTGCGACAGGCCGAGGGAGGGTTCCGTGGCCAGAGGCGGACACAGA GAACACAGCTACCCACAGACATCAAGGTGTGCGAGAAGCCCACCAACATATACATGTGCAGACGCAGGTGTGAGTATCACCAAGAGTGTCAAGCAAATAACATCTGCTGTTCCACCTTCTGCGGGAACGTTTGCATGAGcctcctgtga